A portion of the Flavobacterium magnum genome contains these proteins:
- a CDS encoding pirin family protein has product MITKIDNTIKYGKQHGGFGIQILYPGLIRPQLHDTGFSTIGRIDHAYITPGTVIPMHPHKEDEILTYLRSGKVNHLDSEGHTAILSNQKLMMMNAGSKFSHEERVLEEGGILQGMQIFIRPEVSNLPPQVQFYDLPEIYSVNQWRKIAGSGADYPLQIRSSTWLLDLRLEAGKEIHLPQSPCENVVFLFYVFDGKVTIEDHLILNSGESALIEEDSPTFRATETTDIVLFSTKTDALHFDGGMYIGNLQ; this is encoded by the coding sequence ATGATAACTAAAATTGACAATACCATCAAGTATGGTAAACAGCATGGCGGTTTTGGAATACAGATATTATATCCCGGACTAATCCGGCCTCAACTGCATGACACTGGTTTTTCTACGATTGGCAGGATTGACCACGCGTACATCACCCCCGGAACAGTCATTCCGATGCATCCGCATAAAGAGGATGAAATACTGACCTATCTCAGAAGCGGTAAGGTAAACCACCTCGATTCTGAAGGACATACAGCCATATTATCCAATCAAAAACTGATGATGATGAACGCGGGTTCAAAATTCAGTCATGAAGAGCGGGTTTTAGAAGAAGGTGGCATTTTACAAGGAATGCAAATATTTATCCGTCCGGAAGTAAGCAACCTTCCGCCACAAGTTCAGTTTTACGATTTACCGGAAATATACAGCGTTAATCAATGGCGTAAAATCGCTGGTAGCGGAGCAGATTACCCACTACAAATAAGAAGCAGTACCTGGTTGCTGGATTTGCGGTTGGAAGCGGGCAAAGAAATTCATCTTCCGCAGTCACCATGTGAAAATGTGGTATTCCTTTTCTACGTATTCGATGGAAAAGTAACCATTGAAGACCATCTCATACTGAACTCAGGAGAAAGCGCACTGATTGAAGAGGACAGTCCAACATTTCGGGCAACTGAAACCACTGACATCGTTTTGTTTAGCACCAAAACCGATGCGCTTCATTTTGACGGCGGTATGTATATTGGTAATCTACAATAA
- a CDS encoding NAD(P)H-binding protein — protein MKRKIVILGATGTVGSKISENLLNDGHQVTLIARHTEKLEKFRGSGAEIIAADITDVEVLTKAFKNADSAFVLLPDNVKAENTRLYQRNVTGRIIEAIDKSGIKYIVNMSSVGSHMHEGNGMMAGTAEQEVRLNQLQDVNVLHIRSAYFMENFLRTIHVVKRMGFNSTTADGDTSIPMVATKDVAKIAAGHLANLDFTGKTIQAVMGPKNYTMSEFTAIIGQAIGNPDLAFVQLPVNQAKQAFLGNGFSEDFVDNLLEMGTAIKTGFMNFQKRDASTTTPTTAEEFAAEIYAPLYAN, from the coding sequence ATGAAAAGAAAAATAGTAATACTCGGAGCAACAGGAACTGTTGGAAGCAAAATTTCTGAGAATCTTTTAAACGATGGCCATCAGGTAACCTTGATAGCAAGACACACAGAAAAACTAGAAAAATTTCGCGGTTCGGGTGCAGAAATCATCGCAGCTGATATAACTGATGTTGAAGTCTTAACCAAAGCCTTCAAAAATGCCGACAGCGCATTTGTATTATTGCCTGACAATGTAAAAGCAGAAAACACAAGGCTTTATCAAAGAAATGTAACAGGAAGAATTATTGAAGCTATCGACAAATCAGGCATCAAGTACATTGTAAATATGAGCAGTGTTGGTTCTCACATGCACGAAGGTAACGGAATGATGGCAGGAACTGCCGAGCAGGAAGTAAGATTAAATCAGTTGCAGGATGTAAATGTATTGCATATCCGCTCTGCCTATTTCATGGAGAACTTTCTAAGAACAATTCATGTGGTTAAAAGAATGGGATTCAACAGTACAACTGCAGACGGTGACACATCAATCCCAATGGTTGCCACTAAGGATGTTGCCAAAATAGCCGCCGGCCATTTAGCAAATCTTGATTTCACAGGTAAAACTATTCAGGCTGTGATGGGACCCAAAAATTACACTATGAGTGAGTTTACTGCCATCATTGGGCAAGCAATTGGAAATCCTGATTTAGCATTCGTCCAATTACCGGTCAACCAGGCAAAGCAAGCATTTTTGGGTAATGGCTTTTCCGAAGATTTTGTTGACAACCTTTTAGAAATGGGAACGGCAATCAAAACCGGCTTCATGAACTTCCAAAAGAGAGATGCGTCAACTACTACCCCAACAACTGCTGAAGAATTTGCAGCTGAAATCTACGCACCACTTTACGCTAATTAA
- a CDS encoding helix-turn-helix domain-containing protein: protein MNPFILGLQARNLTVEIHHHAAYQIVVSNDTPFNSTINGEMHERIHGFLIKPHVRHLCMAEKGTLNVLNIEPYSTIGLELSARFKENEDCVVFGSPSETNAFFQTAKESMNAPDLIDALLSKTPAVNYDERVTKIVEYIRENYFRSDITPQTFADRVYLSPSRLASLFKQQTGSSLSKYLLWTRLRQAIYITLTDKERSLTDIAYDTGFYDLPQLNKYMYEMFGMPPKALKYSSDLIQIY, encoded by the coding sequence ATGAATCCATTCATTCTGGGCCTACAGGCACGTAACCTTACGGTTGAAATTCATCATCATGCTGCCTATCAGATTGTAGTTTCTAATGACACACCGTTCAACTCAACCATTAATGGCGAAATGCACGAACGCATTCACGGCTTTCTTATTAAACCCCACGTCAGGCATTTATGTATGGCTGAAAAAGGGACATTGAATGTGCTGAATATAGAGCCCTATTCTACTATTGGATTGGAATTGTCGGCCCGATTTAAGGAAAATGAAGATTGTGTTGTATTTGGGTCACCCTCTGAAACCAATGCGTTTTTTCAAACGGCTAAAGAAAGTATGAACGCCCCTGACCTGATTGACGCGCTGCTGTCTAAAACACCGGCAGTCAATTACGATGAAAGGGTTACCAAAATCGTGGAGTACATTAGGGAAAACTATTTTCGATCAGATATTACCCCGCAAACCTTTGCAGATAGGGTGTACTTGTCACCATCGCGCTTGGCGTCATTATTCAAACAACAAACGGGAAGCAGTTTGTCAAAATACCTACTTTGGACACGTTTGCGGCAGGCCATCTACATCACATTAACCGACAAAGAAAGAAGCCTTACCGATATCGCTTACGACACTGGTTTTTATGACCTGCCCCAGCTCAATAAATATATGTATGAAATGTTCGGGATGCCACCAAAGGCATTGAAATACAGCAGCGACTTAATACAGATTTACTGA
- a CDS encoding pirin family protein, which produces MLDLVIESRTAAISESMKVQRILPFRQRRMVGPFIFMDHAGPVTNLPANPQSLDVLPHPHIGLSTVSYLFGGQVTHRDSLGVQQIIRPGEVNWMTAGSGISHSERFEDPAALTGGLEMIQTWVALPEKDEESSPEFDNYSADRLPVFTDKGIWMRLIAGEAYGLRNDVKTKSPLFYLHVLLEQGARFGLPKEHSERAFYIVNGSVEVSGVKYSKGQMLVFTKGVDPLITALETSTLMLLGGEPLGDRYIWWNFVSSRKERIEQAKEDWKQGRIILPPNDNHEFVPLPDDSSKPAGGPPRPEPLS; this is translated from the coding sequence ATGTTAGACCTCGTCATTGAATCCCGTACCGCAGCCATCAGCGAGTCCATGAAAGTGCAGCGCATCCTGCCGTTTCGCCAACGGAGGATGGTTGGGCCTTTCATCTTCATGGACCACGCAGGGCCGGTTACAAATCTGCCAGCTAATCCGCAGTCACTCGACGTATTGCCGCACCCGCATATCGGGTTATCAACCGTGAGTTACCTTTTTGGCGGACAGGTAACCCATCGCGACAGCCTTGGCGTACAGCAAATCATCAGGCCCGGCGAAGTCAACTGGATGACCGCCGGCAGCGGCATTTCGCACTCAGAACGCTTTGAAGATCCCGCAGCCCTGACAGGCGGACTGGAAATGATACAAACCTGGGTAGCATTGCCTGAAAAAGACGAAGAATCGAGTCCGGAATTCGACAACTACAGCGCAGACCGGCTTCCGGTTTTTACGGACAAGGGAATCTGGATGCGCCTCATTGCCGGCGAGGCGTATGGATTGCGCAATGACGTAAAAACAAAGTCACCGCTGTTTTACCTTCACGTCCTGCTGGAGCAAGGCGCGCGGTTCGGGCTGCCAAAAGAACATTCCGAAAGGGCTTTCTATATTGTGAATGGCAGTGTCGAAGTGTCGGGCGTAAAATACAGTAAAGGGCAGATGCTGGTTTTTACCAAGGGCGTCGACCCGTTGATCACCGCGCTCGAGACTTCCACGCTGATGCTTTTGGGTGGTGAACCCCTGGGAGACCGTTACATCTGGTGGAACTTTGTATCGTCAAGGAAGGAACGCATCGAACAGGCCAAAGAAGACTGGAAACAGGGGCGTATCATACTGCCCCCGAATGACAATCATGAATTCGTACCTTTACCCGACGACAGTTCGAAACCGGCCGGGGGTCCGCCGCGACCCGAGCCGCTTTCGTAA
- a CDS encoding SDR family NAD(P)-dependent oxidoreductase, with translation MSTKGKIALVTGGSRGLGRDMVLNLAKNGNNIVFTYNTNTVEADKVVAEVSAMGQKAVAYSLDVGNVKSFDEFVNQLSQHLQEHEGSPHFDFLINNAGAGVYGSVNETTEEAFDLMMNVHFKGVYFLTQKLLPLLNDGGRIVNISSGLTRISFPNVSAYASMKGAVETYTKCLAKELGGRQITANVIAPGAIATDFGGGSNKSDENKRNAIASITALGRVGEPGDIGGVVAFLCTPAAAWMNGQRIELSGGMMV, from the coding sequence ATGTCAACAAAAGGTAAAATAGCATTAGTGACAGGCGGAAGCCGTGGATTAGGCAGGGATATGGTCCTTAATTTGGCTAAAAACGGAAACAACATCGTATTCACGTATAACACTAATACGGTTGAAGCAGATAAGGTGGTAGCGGAAGTATCTGCAATGGGGCAGAAAGCGGTAGCTTATTCATTAGATGTGGGCAATGTTAAATCTTTCGACGAATTTGTGAATCAGTTAAGTCAGCACTTACAGGAACACGAGGGTTCACCTCATTTTGATTTTTTAATCAATAATGCCGGAGCCGGTGTATATGGCTCCGTAAATGAGACCACAGAGGAGGCATTTGACCTGATGATGAATGTCCATTTCAAAGGCGTTTATTTCTTGACTCAAAAACTGCTGCCGCTACTAAATGACGGCGGAAGGATTGTGAATATCTCTTCAGGGCTAACGAGGATCTCCTTTCCTAATGTGTCTGCCTATGCCAGTATGAAAGGCGCTGTCGAAACCTACACCAAATGCCTGGCCAAAGAATTGGGCGGTAGGCAAATTACAGCCAACGTCATTGCACCAGGAGCAATTGCCACTGATTTTGGCGGTGGTTCAAACAAATCCGATGAAAATAAGCGCAATGCCATAGCATCAATTACAGCGTTGGGACGTGTTGGCGAACCTGGAGACATTGGCGGTGTTGTCGCTTTTTTATGTACACCGGCAGCAGCTTGGATGAATGGACAACGGATTGAATTGTCCGGGGGAATGATGGTATGA
- a CDS encoding winged helix-turn-helix transcriptional regulator has translation MKCSEFTTDQHKKEMMAVQDSMDVLSGKWKISIISSICYYSRRRFSDVLNDIPGISNKMLSKELKELEINKLIKRTVLETQPITVQYELTDHGKTLQTIIRNLTAWGIEHRKKITNE, from the coding sequence ATGAAATGCAGTGAATTCACTACAGACCAGCATAAGAAAGAAATGATGGCGGTTCAGGACTCCATGGACGTCTTAAGCGGAAAATGGAAAATTTCTATTATCTCATCCATTTGTTATTACAGCAGGAGACGCTTCTCAGACGTACTTAACGACATTCCCGGCATTTCGAACAAGATGTTGAGTAAGGAATTGAAAGAGTTGGAAATTAATAAACTGATCAAGAGAACAGTCCTCGAGACCCAACCGATAACGGTACAATACGAACTTACCGACCATGGGAAAACATTGCAGACGATCATTAGGAACCTGACGGCATGGGGAATTGAGCACAGAAAAAAAATAACCAATGAGTGA
- a CDS encoding NAD(P)-dependent alcohol dehydrogenase, which produces MKAIAYKKFGNTEVLQTIEQPMPTIRPDQVLVKVKAFSVNPMDWKIRNGAMKLMSGSKFPKHTGVDFSGIVSDAGSAVSGFKIGDEVFGVVNNMMKEGASAEYVAVPAALVWKKPDNISYAQAAAIPVVGTAAVTAIGKMGKINSKTRILVNGATGGFGMVLLQLLKQHGAHITAVTSSKGVAYAKKWGADTVIDYTSQNVLSQKAMCDVVIDLSGKMGYKNARAIMLPKSIFLNVTPQPIEILFSMVNNLFTAKKHVVVLSNPGIKYTNILLGALMNGLEIEINKTFPFEQTKEAYQYAEKGGFTGKVVVEVN; this is translated from the coding sequence ATGAAAGCAATAGCCTATAAAAAGTTTGGAAACACAGAAGTTTTGCAAACTATTGAACAACCAATGCCAACCATTAGGCCTGACCAGGTATTGGTAAAAGTAAAAGCCTTTTCCGTAAATCCGATGGATTGGAAAATCAGAAACGGAGCAATGAAATTAATGTCAGGGTCCAAATTCCCAAAGCATACAGGCGTAGATTTTTCGGGCATTGTTTCCGATGCAGGATCTGCTGTAAGCGGCTTCAAAATTGGTGACGAGGTGTTTGGAGTGGTTAACAACATGATGAAGGAAGGTGCATCGGCAGAATATGTTGCGGTACCGGCAGCATTGGTATGGAAAAAACCCGACAACATCAGTTATGCGCAGGCAGCCGCTATCCCGGTGGTGGGCACGGCAGCTGTAACCGCAATAGGGAAAATGGGTAAGATTAATTCAAAAACGCGCATCTTGGTAAATGGTGCTACCGGTGGTTTCGGTATGGTTTTGCTGCAACTGTTAAAACAACATGGGGCCCATATAACAGCCGTTACCAGTAGTAAAGGGGTTGCCTACGCTAAAAAATGGGGTGCCGATACAGTCATTGATTACACCAGTCAAAATGTGCTATCCCAAAAAGCGATGTGTGATGTTGTTATCGATTTATCGGGCAAAATGGGTTACAAAAATGCAAGAGCAATCATGTTGCCAAAATCCATTTTTCTTAATGTAACGCCGCAGCCCATTGAAATTCTTTTTTCAATGGTAAACAACCTGTTTACAGCAAAGAAACATGTCGTTGTCCTTTCCAATCCGGGAATCAAATACACCAATATCCTCTTAGGTGCATTAATGAACGGATTGGAAATTGAAATCAACAAAACTTTTCCATTTGAGCAGACAAAAGAAGCCTATCAATATGCTGAAAAAGGCGGATTTACCGGCAAAGTCGTTGTGGAGGTAAACTAA
- a CDS encoding helix-turn-helix domain-containing protein, protein MNQNQVHRVKSIAEFHKMKGLPSPQHPLISLFDYGAFECSKEIHHKNFVFDFYHISIKRSIGAKFKYGQNHYDFDDGVMFFIAPNQVFGIETIAEMATPKSGWVLMIHPDFLWNTPLATSIKQYEFFDYAVNEALFLSEKEEATLNAIVKNVEQEYTGTMDQFSQSIIISQIETLLNYSDRFYQRQFLTRKVANHKILQKVERIIDDYFNDGSTTGLPTVQHVAQSLNLSPMYLSSLLKSITGQTTQQHIHEKLIAKAKEKLSTSELTVSEIAFDLGFEHSQSFSKLFKVKTNLSPLEFRSSFN, encoded by the coding sequence ATGAATCAAAATCAGGTACATAGGGTAAAATCCATTGCCGAGTTTCACAAAATGAAAGGATTGCCTTCACCGCAACATCCATTGATCAGCCTATTTGATTATGGCGCCTTTGAATGTTCAAAAGAAATTCATCATAAGAATTTTGTATTTGACTTTTATCATATATCCATCAAACGAAGCATTGGGGCAAAATTTAAATACGGTCAAAATCATTATGATTTCGATGATGGTGTCATGTTCTTTATTGCCCCGAATCAGGTTTTCGGTATCGAGACCATTGCAGAAATGGCCACGCCCAAAAGTGGCTGGGTATTGATGATACATCCTGACTTTTTATGGAATACCCCCTTGGCAACAAGCATAAAACAATATGAATTCTTTGATTATGCCGTAAACGAAGCGTTGTTTCTTTCTGAAAAGGAGGAAGCAACGCTTAATGCCATTGTAAAAAATGTCGAACAGGAGTATACCGGTACTATGGACCAGTTCAGCCAAAGTATCATTATTTCCCAAATTGAAACGTTACTTAATTACTCCGACCGTTTTTACCAACGGCAATTTTTAACCCGTAAGGTTGCTAATCACAAGATTTTGCAAAAGGTAGAACGGATTATTGATGACTATTTCAATGATGGCAGCACAACAGGACTGCCCACCGTGCAGCATGTTGCCCAATCACTGAACCTGTCTCCAATGTATTTGAGTAGCTTGCTAAAATCAATAACAGGACAAACCACGCAACAGCATATTCACGAAAAATTAATAGCGAAGGCCAAAGAAAAACTGTCCACCTCCGAACTGACAGTTTCAGAAATAGCCTTTGATTTAGGTTTCGAGCATAGTCAGAGTTTTTCTAAATTGTTCAAGGTTAAAACGAATTTGTCTCCATTGGAATTTCGAAGTTCTTTCAATTGA
- a CDS encoding SDR family NAD(P)-dependent oxidoreductase, whose product MSKLKNKVAIVTGASKGIGASIAKHFAAEGAKVVVNYSSNKQDAEKVVQSIIEKGGNAVAVQGDISKSSDITRLFEETKNTFGTLDILVNNAGIYPAAFIEDVTEDSFHKLFDVNVLGPLLTIKEAVKLFSTGGVIINISSGVSTTPLAMMAEYSATKAALDAITVALSKEFSGRNIRINSILPGGVETEGTRTAGITGSELEKTIIEKTPLGRIGHPDDIAKVAVFLASNDSGWITGEKITVAGGLYGL is encoded by the coding sequence ATGAGCAAATTAAAAAATAAGGTGGCAATTGTTACCGGCGCTTCAAAAGGAATAGGTGCTTCAATAGCAAAACATTTTGCCGCAGAAGGGGCAAAAGTGGTTGTAAACTATTCTTCCAATAAACAAGATGCTGAAAAAGTGGTGCAATCGATTATTGAAAAGGGAGGTAATGCCGTTGCCGTTCAAGGCGATATATCAAAATCATCTGATATAACCAGACTTTTCGAAGAAACCAAAAATACTTTTGGCACACTAGACATTTTAGTAAACAATGCCGGTATTTATCCTGCGGCATTTATTGAAGATGTTACTGAGGATTCTTTCCACAAGCTTTTTGATGTAAACGTTTTGGGTCCTTTGCTGACCATCAAAGAAGCTGTAAAACTATTTAGTACCGGCGGCGTAATTATCAATATCAGCTCAGGAGTAAGTACTACGCCTCTGGCCATGATGGCTGAATATTCGGCGACAAAAGCGGCATTAGATGCGATTACCGTTGCCCTTTCAAAAGAGTTTAGCGGCAGGAATATCCGAATCAATTCTATCCTTCCCGGAGGTGTTGAAACCGAAGGTACACGGACAGCAGGAATCACTGGTAGTGAACTGGAAAAGACCATCATTGAAAAGACGCCTCTTGGTCGTATAGGCCATCCTGACGACATTGCGAAAGTGGCCGTTTTTTTAGCCTCTAACGATTCAGGTTGGATTACCGGTGAGAAAATAACCGTTGCCGGCGGACTTTACGGATTGTAA
- a CDS encoding alkene reductase, which yields MKLLQKTTLGKLTLKNKMVMSAMTRSRADSNGIVGESTVKYYTQRVSAGLLFTEAIRISEEATGSPFTPGIFTQEQIEAWKKVTQAVHDNGGIIIAQLWHTGRAGHSTDRNGKKPLAPSPLPIQGMQHFTSQGMKDYEIPQEMTVAEIKQTVQDFGQAAKNAIEAGFDGVELHAANGYLPNQFLAESANQRTDEYGGSIPNKARFVLEVMQELIHAVGGDKVGIKLSPFHPYGDMVLDNPVATYNYLIEKLNQLDFTYVELMRRSPYFPPASHYPADDEIELFGKMINKVVIANTAYDKHSAEAEIDKGIAKLVSFGTLFLANPDLPTRFELDAPLNEPDRATMFGGGDQGYIDYPFLNA from the coding sequence ATGAAACTACTTCAGAAAACAACGTTAGGAAAGCTAACCTTGAAAAACAAAATGGTAATGTCGGCCATGACAAGAAGCCGTGCCGATAGCAACGGCATCGTTGGTGAATCAACAGTAAAATACTATACACAAAGAGTAAGCGCCGGGCTCCTATTTACTGAAGCCATCAGAATCAGTGAAGAAGCGACCGGCAGCCCATTTACACCGGGAATCTTTACACAGGAACAAATTGAAGCCTGGAAAAAAGTAACCCAAGCAGTGCACGACAATGGCGGCATCATCATAGCCCAATTATGGCACACCGGCCGCGCCGGGCACTCTACCGATAGAAATGGCAAAAAACCACTAGCTCCTTCACCACTTCCTATTCAGGGAATGCAACATTTCACTTCGCAGGGAATGAAGGATTACGAAATTCCACAGGAAATGACCGTTGCAGAAATTAAACAAACCGTACAGGATTTCGGCCAGGCCGCTAAAAATGCTATTGAGGCGGGCTTTGATGGCGTGGAACTTCACGCGGCAAATGGCTACCTGCCCAATCAGTTTTTGGCAGAAAGTGCCAACCAGAGAACAGATGAATATGGTGGCAGCATTCCAAACAAGGCGCGCTTTGTATTGGAGGTGATGCAGGAATTGATCCATGCAGTGGGTGGTGATAAAGTAGGTATCAAACTGTCACCGTTTCATCCCTATGGCGATATGGTTTTGGATAACCCGGTTGCTACCTATAATTACCTGATAGAAAAACTAAACCAATTAGATTTCACTTATGTAGAACTGATGAGGCGTAGTCCATATTTCCCGCCCGCATCGCATTATCCGGCTGATGACGAAATTGAGCTGTTCGGAAAGATGATTAATAAAGTGGTAATAGCCAACACCGCTTATGACAAGCATTCAGCCGAAGCGGAAATTGACAAAGGGATTGCCAAACTGGTTTCATTCGGTACACTGTTCTTAGCCAACCCCGACTTACCCACCCGATTTGAATTGGATGCACCACTTAACGAGCCTGATCGCGCAACAATGTTTGGCGGCGGCGACCAGGGTTACATAGATTATCCATTCTTAAACGCATAA